The Maridesulfovibrio sp. genomic sequence GCACCGGAGATAACCGGTAAAGCATGGTTGATTCCGGAGCACCAATACGCAACTGGCCTGCAGGTTCCCCCACTTCATTTTTCAATCCACAGAGATCATCATACCCGGCCAGCAAGGGTAAAACCCTGTGGTAAAGACGTTCCCCAAACGAGTTAAGGACCACACGCTTACCAAGACGGTCAAAAACGGGCTGCCCATAAAAATCCTCAATCACGCGCACATGAGATGTGATTGACGACTGAGCGTAATTGAGCAGTTGCGCAGCCTTCATAAAGCTGCCTTGTTCAACAATTTCCTTGAATGATAATAAATGCCGAATCTCCATGCAATCCTCCTGACTCCATCCTTATCTGTTTTAGTGAACATTTCAATCTGAATATTCAGTTTTTCAGATAACAAAAACATTGCTAAGCTCCGTCCATCAAATTCAGGAAGGTATAAGATGAAAAACAAGCAAATGGGTCCAATTCAACTAGGAGGACTACTGGCCGGAGCCGTTCTAGGTTCCGGCGTGATTCTGCTTCCGCCTATGGCAGAAGCAAAACTTGGAGATTGGACAGTGACTGCCTGGCTGATAATCATGGCACTGGGAGCTGTATTTGCATCGCTCTTCGCACGACTGGCAGTTGCCTATCCCGGATCGGAAGGAGTTCCCATTGCCATACATAAAGCATTCGGCGAGAAGGCCGCGCAACTGGCCTCCAACTATATCATCTGTGCCGTCTGCGTTGGCCCTGTACCAGTCATGATGACCGCAGCAGAGTCCATCGCACACACATTCAACCTGTCCGCTGCCCAGATTTCTAGCACTGCCGCATTCATGGTACTCATATGCGCTTCTATTTTGTTACGCAGGGTGACCTTTGTCAGCACCATCTCGCTCATTGCCAGCATTGCCATCGGTTTGATCATGATCAGCGGTAGCCTCACGACAATAAATTTAAACCCTGTAAGCCCGACACCTGTAAACACACCTGATTTTCCGACTCTCGGCTCCAGCCTGCTGCTGCTATTCTGGGCCATAATCGGCTGGGAAATCATCGGCAATTACTCTATGGAGGTGCGCAACCCCAAACGGACAATTCCATTGGCAACCATTATTGGCGTCAGCACAGTCAGCACAGTATATCTGCTGACAGGCTGGGCCATGCATTCAATTGATAAAAGCAAGCATGACTCCTTAAACATTGCCCAAATTGTAACACCCTTACTTGGCGGCTATGCGAACTTAACGATCATGCTGATTACCTGCATATTGTGTATATGCACCTACCTGATGATCATCGGCGGGATTTCCCGGCTTATCGCAACACTCGCAGACAAAGGTAAGCTGCCATCCATTCTGGCGAAAACCAATGCTAACAATGCTCCGTCATCAGCAATCATGCTCCTATGCTTCATCCATATGGTAAACCTGCTTCTGCTCCATAATGGAGTGGTCTCCCTAGAAGAGTTGGTCGCGTTTGCCAATGTATTCTTTCTCGCCAATTCATTAATCGCCGTGGGAGCAGCCCTGAAAATATTCAAATCACCAGCAGTACGCCTCTCCTGCTTAGTCCTTAGCTTCGGTTTTTGTACCCTGCTGGCATTTTCATCCTCCTGTTCGTTGCTGGTACTTGCCACAGTAAGTATACTCACTTTAATCCGCAGAAGAATCCCGCCATTTGCTTTCGCTAAAAAATAAGAAAAGCCGGAACCGTAATCCCATAAGGATCAAGGTTCCGGCTTTACTGTCTACCTTCTGTAGTTCTTAAATGAATATGCGCTTCACAAATCCAACAACTCCCAGACCGCCGAGCAGAATGAATGCTGCACCGGGTATGGGAATTGGAACTACATTTGAAGCTTCGTCCGCCTTTAAATTGGTTACCGCAATCTGGGGGGCGCTCCAGTTTGTATTAAACGCTGACTCATAAGTCAGGTTAACAGTTGACCCCACAGTCAGGTCACTGAAATCAGAACTCAAATTTAGAATTTCCAGATAAGACTGATTTTTCCCATTGCCCTTGGTATAAGGACCAGTCTGATCAGCATCAATTTCAACTAGATAACTTCCGGTATTACCAACGGAAATTCCAGAAATACTTGCCAAACCGCCACCATCATTAATCGCCCCGGCAGAACCTTCGAGAGTGTAGTAATAAGAAGCAAAAGCCTGTGCCGGAACAACCAATAGGACCAGCAAGGCCAGAACGCTGAATATTTTTTTCATGGGATAACCTCCACCGACTTACCCTGGATGAGAAATAACCAGAACACACAACTCAGTCAAGAAACCCACGACAGGCCGACATTAACACCCCATACAAATATTTGAAAAAAAATA encodes the following:
- a CDS encoding amino acid permease, with protein sequence MKNKQMGPIQLGGLLAGAVLGSGVILLPPMAEAKLGDWTVTAWLIIMALGAVFASLFARLAVAYPGSEGVPIAIHKAFGEKAAQLASNYIICAVCVGPVPVMMTAAESIAHTFNLSAAQISSTAAFMVLICASILLRRVTFVSTISLIASIAIGLIMISGSLTTINLNPVSPTPVNTPDFPTLGSSLLLLFWAIIGWEIIGNYSMEVRNPKRTIPLATIIGVSTVSTVYLLTGWAMHSIDKSKHDSLNIAQIVTPLLGGYANLTIMLITCILCICTYLMIIGGISRLIATLADKGKLPSILAKTNANNAPSSAIMLLCFIHMVNLLLLHNGVVSLEELVAFANVFFLANSLIAVGAALKIFKSPAVRLSCLVLSFGFCTLLAFSSSCSLLVLATVSILTLIRRRIPPFAFAKK